TCAGTAAATCAAGGAGGGATGTCAATAATTTATTTAGTAGAAAAAGTAGAGGGTGCCTTCAAAGGGAGCTACTTTCTAATGGTTGGGTGCTTTGCACATATAGATTGCAGAAATCATGCACTCTagctttccttatttttcacaCCCAGATGTGGAGGGACCAAATGGGGGATGGGGGAGTGTTATAACCTCAGCAtttggagagagggaaaaaaaaaatcttccttggaGGGGGGTGAGGGGGAGACGCGCTCCATTGTCAGGAATACTAGCTGGTGAACAGCAGCTCTGCAGGGCTTCCATCATATTTCCCCCTGGTTAACTTAATCTCACTCGCCACAGAATCAATTTCAGCACCTTCCATATAGCCACTGGCGAATTTTGGGGTCATCAGTTAAGCCTCTTcaccattgattttttttttttcctcctttctcccttctctcccctcctcccctcaatTGTTTCTTATTAACTCTTCCAGGTGGCAGCCGGCTGAGCAGGGCGGCTTCCCGGTTTATATACATCATTTTATATACATGCTCGCTCAAATGGCTGCTTCTATGCTATTACAAGCTCTTGCAAACAGCTAAACTTCcctttgttttcagttttgtttgaGGGTGTTTCTTTGGGATTTTGGAGAGGTGGGGATGTTTATAGGTTCCCCTCACCCCAAGACACACACCCCTTAAATTCAAGCCTAACATTTCTGCAGTCATCAGGGACGCACTAGCTTTAACCCttaaaagagggaggaggaaagagaccTCTTCTCACACTTGTCCGAGACtcaagaagggggggggggggggaggggaggagcctTGAGACTTCCTCCTAGAgaacaaaattttattctttctttggcaATATGAACCAGTTTTCACATAGTACCCCAGACACGAGTCTGGAGCGGTTGTTGAAGGGGGACTGAGGGAGACGCAGGAGCCCCAAAGGGAAGAGTATTGTAGGCATACTGTAAATCAAAGGCAAGAAGGCTTTCGTTTTTACTTACGAAATTTGGGGCTGGTGCTAGTTTCTGGTGTGATGGtggtagaggaggaggaagaggaagaggaggaggaggaggaggaggaagaatccTGAAAGGGAGACAGGGTCCAGGAGGGAGTTGAGTCGTGGAGGTAGGAGGAGGTAGCGTATGCCGCAGTGGGCCAAGAGGGCATTGGCTGGGTACTGGGTGCCCCTGGCAGGGGTGGGCGGGAACCCTGCGTGCTGCTGCTGAAGAAGGGGACCGTGGTGGAGAGTACTGTCGGGGGGGCTGCGGTGTGCCGCACCGTTGTGGAGCGGGGGCTGGCCCTGATGGGCACCCGGTGCCCAGGAAAGCGAGTGGGCGCCCGAGTGATGGTGGTCAGACGAGTGCTAATCCGGTTGGGCGTCCTGGAGGAGGCGGTGCCGGAGGACGGGGTAGAGGTGGAAGTGGAGGTGGTGGTCGTGGTCGTGGTGGTCTCCATGCCCTTAGGGAAAGAGCTGGGCTTGGAGAGGAAAAAGGGGTCCTGGCCGATCCCCTTGGAGTCCACCAAGTCAGTGGGCACGTACTCCTTGACGGAACCCACCACGATCCATTTAAGGAGCATGAGGCTGAGCCCCAGGCCGATGAAACCGATGAACAGGGGCACCACGCAAAGCCAAGTCTGCTGCCGGTTCCATACAATGCAGTTGCTACAGCGTAACTCCCGGGGGGGCTCGGCCGCCCCTTCCCCGTCCGGGCCCCCGCCCGCCGCCGCTGCTGCCCCTTCctcggcggcggcagcggcggcggccgCTGTGGCAGCGGCGGCAGAAGCGGCACCAGGTGGGGAGGCACCGCTCGCCCCTTCACTCATCCTAGGAGCCTTTTCACCTTCGCCCCCCGCGGGGAAGCCAGAGAGACATCAGGGACCCGGAGCCGGCAGGCggaaaacagcagcagcagcggcggcggcagcagcagcagcagtagcatgCGAATCTTCGCCCTTCCcccactctccctccctcccccccctaaaaaaaggggagagagcgAGAGGGGAAGGAGGCGcggaaagaaaggggggaggggagggaggaaaggagtaagggggaaaaaacccttcCCCCCAAATCACCAGTCTTCCAGGCTTGAAGTCAGTTAATCCCGGGGCATTGGTCCTTTCCCAAAATGAGCTCTCCTCCTATGTTGGCCCCCGAGCATCTGCCGAATCAGCCCCGTCACCATGCTGTCTCCATCCACACACAGGAGCCTTTCCAACATCCTCCTCCTTTGCCCCTCGGCGCTCCCCGGGGTTCTTCGCTCACAACCCTCACCACCACCcgtctccctcctctcccctccctgtcttttttttcccccctttcccccctttcttcctttgattCCTTGCAAGTTACAGCAATCAATCTTCTGGATTTTTTACGATTCCGACCATCCGGATGGAGAAATATCAAGCCACATTCCAACACATGGAGCTGGTCCCACTTTACGGACGATTTTTCGCCCAGCCTTCttcaattctttccctctctttcctctcctccctcttctctctagcCTTGGTGCACTAGCATTCCTAGGCTGCTTCTTTGAGAGCGACGGAGCAGCGAAATGCACCTGTTATTCAGCGGTCCTGCAGCCAACCCTTGGACAGCACTTTAAGAGAGAGACCAATCCGAAAGCAGAGCGGAGGGAGTGGAGACTGAggctttccctctctccttccctcttagcCAGGATCAGCACCAGCGCCAGGACCAACCTGACATCCGAACTCAAGCAAGCACTTTCTCCGGCATCTGTGGTCCAAGGCAAAAAGAGAATAGATAGAGTCGCTTTAAGGCCGGATATccgagaaaaagaaaaaaagaaaattcacattttttttttttaaagcacaccCTGTAGATGCCcaaactagctttttttttttttttttttttttttttttttttttttttttttttttttaagggagtgagggaaagagaaaatatctgTAGTCACTGGATAGAGATAGAAGCAGAAGGCAGCTTTTGCCAACCTTGCAGCTCCCCGATTCAATTGTGTATTCCTAGTGCAGAGTCAAAGGAAGCAGGCTGGGTTTCAGGAAAAGTATAGCGCCTCCCACCAAAGCCTAATGGTGGTTTCTTAATGCGCATAAGATAAATAAATGATCCAAGCAAGCCTCTACGCCCCGTTACCCCCCGAGGAAGTGGATGGCAAAATCCGTTTTTCGACGGTTTCTGAGCCCATCTCGGGTGCTAATCCAATAGGATTTCATCTGAAGCTGGAGGGAATGTGCATTTGTGACTGACTGTGTGTCTGCGGATGTGTGTGCCAGCCTACGCACCCAAGTGTGGTTTACAGGGAGACAGATACCTTCACACAGGATTTCCTGCAAGCGATATAATGGGATAGCCTTCTTTCTACAGTACTTGCAAAAAAGTACCTACACCAAGTGGGTTATAAAGCAGCAACGCTCAAAGAAGTTTCccatctcctctctttttctcttaaatatGCAGTATATATGTGTAcgtatatattatacaaatatgtatatgtatgcatatacacatatatatgcacatgttttTTTCTGGGTATGCACACACAATTTTCAAAAATTGTGCTTCTCAAGAtagctccttaaaaaataaagaccTAAGACTAGTTTAGAGCTCCTTCCTCCTCATAAAAAAATGGTGTAAGAAAGGGGATCAAATAGAAGAATGAGGCATAACCTTAGAACCCTTATAAGAACCCTACAAATAGTATTGAAATTAGAACCAGCAGTAGCTGAAATTCTAGTTAACTCCATACTCGTTCACAATTTAGCAGGAAGGAGGAAGGATTGGGGTGAGACCTTTGATTTTCTTCCCTATGAAACTCGGGGGTAGGGAGAATTCCTCTACAATTCAAAGTGACACCTTCTCGGAAACCTCTACTCCTTGAGAATCGCCTATTGGGCAAACATGTTGAGCGTTTTCCCCAAGGTCATAAAGTCAGTTGTTTCAGAAATAgtatttaaatccagatcttcctggcttAGTGGCCAGCTCTGAACTACCGGGGGTGGGGGGTGGTGGGgagggaacaaaaacaaaaacaaaaaaacttcagaagatacttcataaatgcttatcaCTGCAAAGTGCTGCTCTCCACACCCCCAATTCCATTCTTCTTAAGACTACCAACATCCAGAGTTTTTAAATCACTCAGCCATAATTAGTCA
The DNA window shown above is from Sminthopsis crassicaudata isolate SCR6 chromosome 2, ASM4859323v1, whole genome shotgun sequence and carries:
- the LOC141558848 gene encoding pro-neuregulin-3, membrane-bound isoform-like isoform X1 is translated as MSEGASGASPPGAASAAAATAAAAAAAAEEGAAAAAGGGPDGEGAAEPPRELRCSNCIVWNRQQTWLCVVPLFIGFIGLGLSLMLLKWIVVGSVKEYVPTDLVDSKGIGQDPFFLSKPSSFPKGMETTTTTTTTSTSTSTPSSGTASSRTPNRISTRLTTITRAPTRFPGHRVPIRASPRSTTVRHTAAPPTVLSTTVPFFSSSTQGSRPPLPGAPSTQPMPSWPTAAYATSSYLHDSTPSWTLSPFQDSSSSSSSSSSSSSSSTTITPETSTSPKFHTTTYSTERSEHFKPCKDKDLAYCLNEGECFVIETLTGSHKHCRCKEGYQGVRCDQFLPKTDSILSDPTDHLGIEFMGKNSQLLSSIF
- the LOC141558848 gene encoding pro-neuregulin-3, membrane-bound isoform-like isoform X2; its protein translation is MSEGASGASPPGAASAAAATAAAAAAAAEEGAAAAAGGGPDGEGAAEPPRELRCSNCIVWNRQQTWLCVVPLFIGFIGLGLSLMLLKWIVVGSVKEYVPTDLVDSKGIGQDPFFLSKPSSFPKGMETTTTTTTTSTSTSTPSSGTASSRTPNRISTRLTTITRAPTRFPGHRVPIRASPRSTTVRHTAAPPTVLSTTVPFFSSSTQGSRPPLPGAPSTQPMPSWPTAAYATSSYLHDSTPSWTLSPFQDSSSSSSSSSSSSSSSTTITPETSTSPKFHTTTYSTERSEHFKPCKDKDLAYCLNEGECFVIETLTGSHKHCRCKEGYQGVRCDQFLPKTDSILSDPNHLGIEFMGKNSQLLSSIF
- the LOC141558848 gene encoding pro-neuregulin-3, membrane-bound isoform-like isoform X3; its protein translation is MSEGASGASPPGAASAAAATAAAAAAAAEEGAAAAAGGGPDGEGAAEPPRELRCSNCIVWNRQQTWLCVVPLFIGFIGLGLSLMLLKWIVVGSVKEYVPTDLVDSKGIGQDPFFLSKPSSFPKGMETTTTTTTTSTSTSTPSSGTASSRTPNRISTRLTTITRAPTRFPGHRVPIRASPRSTTVRHTAAPPTVLSTTVPFFSSSTQGSRPPLPGAPSTQPMPSWPTAAYATSSYLHDSTPSWTLSPFQDSSSSSSSSSSSSSSSTTITPETSTSPKFHTTTYSTERSEHFKPCKDKDLAYCLNEGECFVIETLTGSHKHCR